The window GTCCGCGCCCAACTCCGCCACCACCTGGCCGAGTTCGAGGCCGTCGCCGTCCTCGTCACGCACGACCCGCTCGACGCCATGGTTCTCGCGGACCATCTCGTCGTCATCGAGGACGGCCACATCGTCCAGCGGGGCACCCCCGCCGACATCGCCCGCCGCCCGCGCACCGACTACATCGCCCATCTGGTCGGGCTCAACCTCTATCGGGGCGAGGCCGAAGGGCACACGGTCCGCGTCGACCACGGATCGGCGGTCACCACCACGGAGGACCTCACCGGCCCGGTCTTCGTCGCCTTCCCCCCGAGCGCGGTGACCCTCTACCAGGACCGCCCGAGCGGCGCCAGCGCCCGCAATCTGTGGCGCTGCGAGGTCTCCGGCATGGAAACCCACGGCGACCAGATCCGCGTCGCGCTCAGCGGCGAACTCCCGTTGGCCGCCGATCTCACCACCGTCGCCGCGGCCGAACTCGACCTGCGCCCCGGAGCCACGGTCTGGGCGACGGTCAAGGCCGCCCAGACGCACGCGTATCCGGCCTGAGCGTGCGGGGCGGATGTGCGCGGTGTCGGACCCCCGTCCTCTGCGAGGCCCCGATACAGGCCCGGGCGGGCCGGTCGGGCGTGGGTGAGGGATGACCGGCCCGCCCGGCGTCAAGGGGTACGGGTTCGCTGGAGGCCCGCATCCTGGCCAACGCGTGCTTGTCCGGGCTGAGCATGCGGAGCGGATGGGTGAGGTTGTGGTCTGGAGGGCCCCGGACGCGGGGAGGCGGGCCGGGGCTCGCCGACGACGCTATGCCCGGTGTCCTCGACTCCAGGACGTCCCTGACGGGTTCCTGACGGCGATCGTGCCGACCTTGACGGCGTGCTGACGCCACCGGTGAGAGGGCGTGCGAAGGGCCGTCAGGACTACGCCAAGAACGGACGCGTGGGGTGTTCGAAAGCGTGGAAACAGGGGTGGGATGGACGTGGTTCCGAGGAGGATCAGATGTCCGAGTCCCACTCGCCAGCGGCCGCTCGCCTCGTCGTGGGAGTGAGCGGTTCGCTGGGCAGTCTCACCGCCCTGAGCCGGGCCGCCGACGAGGCCCGGTACCGCGGGGCCGAGCTCTGGCCGGTGCTGGCCTGGGAACCGCCCGGCGGGGATCTCGCCGCTCGCAGGTCCCCGGCGGCAGCCGTCCTGGTCGAGGACTGGGAGCGGCTGGCGCGGGAGAGGCTGCTCAAGGCGCTGTGTGAGGTGTTCGGCGGCCTCGGTTCCGGGCTGCCCGGGCAGGCGCTCATCGCCCGGGGCGGCCCGGGGCCGGCGCTGGTGCGGATCGCCGACCGGGAGGGCGACGTCCTCGTGGTCGGCGCCGGACGGCGCGGCCGTCTGTGCCGTGCGCTGTGGCCGTCGGTCGGCCGCTACTGCCTCGCCCACGCCGCCTGCCCCGTCCTCGCGGTGCCACCGTCCCCGCTTCAGGCCGCGCTGGAAACCGCGCACCGCCGGAACGTCCTGCGGCTCCCACTGGACACCGGGCGCCTCAAGCGGGAGTTCGACGCCGTGCCGCCCGGCGCCTGAGCCGTCAGGACGTGGCTTCGGACAATGGGCCGCAGAGCCCTTGCCGCGTCAAGAACTCGACAGTATTCAGGGCATCCCTTGCGAGTCAGGGGCGGATTTCCGGACCCTGACGACGTGGCTACTGACTGGTTCCCCGACCGCGGGGTCCGCCGAATGGTGCTCCTACTGGGCACCGCGGGCTTGGCCGTGCTCACCGGCGGCATCGTCGGCGATCTGCTCTGGGTCATCGGTCTCGGAGCATGGATGTTCATGATCGCTCTCATCGTCGAGCTGGTCTATCGCCCTTGAGACCTGGGGGGCCGGCCTGACCATGGCCGTCAAGGACCCGTATGCGCACGTCAGAAGCCCGTCAGGGAACGCGTCCCCCGCTTGCCCGGCGCGTGCGGGACGGCTTCCATGGTGAGCGTGAACAGCGCCTGGCTTCTCTTCGACCGGCCGCCGAGTACCACTCGGCCACGCCGTCGTGCGCCGCGCTGCCCGGAAGCATCCGCGTTCTCCTGACGCGCCTTCCGTGATCCGAGGGGCACCGCGCTCACGTCCGGTTCCCCTCGCTCCCCCTTCGTCCCCGCACGCCCGCCACCCCACGCCGGGGCCGAGCGGCGTGCCCGCACCCTTCGGATCGGACCATGTCTGACTTCGCCCTTTCGTCGCGTACCGTCCTGGTCACCGGCGCCACCTCCGGCATCGGATACGAGGCCGCACGGCAGCTCGCCGAACGCGGTGCCACCGTGCTGCTGCACGGCCGCACCGCCGAGGAGGCCCGCGCCGCAGCCGACAGGCTCATCGCCACCGCCGGAATCGACGCCGCCCGACTTCGGCCGTACGCAGCGGACTTCGCGCACCTCCAGGAGGTGGAGGCCATGGCCGAACACGTCGTCCGCGACCACCCGCACCTCGATGTGCTCGTCAACAACGCGGGCATGGCCGCACCCGAGCGCCACACCGTCACCGCCGACGGCAACGAGATCGCCTTCCAGGTGAACTTCCTCGCCCACTACCTGCTGACCTGCCTGCTGGAGCCGGCCCTCACCAGGGACCCCGGTGGCCGGGTGGTCAACGTGTCCTCGTCTCTGCACCGTACGGCCTCCATCCAGTGGAGCGACCCGAACCGGTCCCGCCGCTACTCCCGGCTCACCGCCTACGCCCAGTCGCAGCTCGCGCTGACGGTCTTCGCCGCCGACCCGCGCGTCACCGCGGTCTCCGTGCACCCCGGGGTCTGCGACACGACTCTGCTGCCGCTGTACGCCCATGAGGGCGTCAAGCCGGCCGAGGGCGCGGCGCACGTGGTCCGGCTGTGCGACCCGGCCGTCGAGATCGTCAACGGCGCCTACTACGACCGCGCCGAGCGCGTCGATCCGTCCCCGCTCGCCGCTGAGGACCGCACGGTCAAGCGCCTCAACAAGCTGGCCGACCTCCTCGTCGGCGGCGGCACGGTCTGAACCTCGTTCCCTGCGACGGAGCCGGGGTCACACGGCGGACAGGTCCTTGCGGACGTCCGGGGCGTCAAGCACGAGCAGATGCTCCGTCAGAGTCGTATCAAGGTGCGGGACTCCGGCCTCCCGGGTCTCTAACGTCGGCCCTATGGAACGCAGGCATGACGCGCGTGACGACGCGGTCCACGCTCACGAACAGGCGGCCGGGGGAGTGGCCCGAGACCATTGCTGGGCAGGGAATCTGCGCAGCGCGGTGCAGTGTTCAGCGGTGCTCCTCGCCGTGCTGCTCGTGATCGACTGGGGAAACGACAGCCTCACGACCGGGCGCTGCGGGCTGTGGGCCGGGCTCGCAGCGCTCCTCTTCGTGCTCCTCTTCCCGCCCAGAGTCACCGCGGGCAAGGGCTGGCTGTCCTCGCGCGGACTGCTGCCCGGGCGGCGGGTCCGCACCGACCTCTTGGTGTCGGTGCGCTGCCTGGACGGCGTCTCCCAGCGGCTCCGCCTGCGGGACGCGCTCGGCGGGCGCGTCGAGATCGACCCTCAGGTCCTGGTGAACAATCCCGGACTGTGGCACCGCCTGGCCGAGGACGCTCGGGAGTCGGTGGCTCGCGGCTCGCTGACCTGCGGTGAGACCGTGCTGCGCCGCCTCTCGGAACGGATCGACCGTCAGACCGCCCGGTCCGTCTTCAAGGTCTCGGAGCTGGACTAGGAAGGTCCTCTCCGGCACCGCCGGCGCGCTCGACCTGCTCGGCGAAGGGCAGGGACAGCGCCATCGTCAGGCCCCCGCCCGGGGTGTCCTCCGGGGTGAGGGTGCCGTTCATCGCCTCGGTCAGTCCCCGTGAGAGGGCCAGGCCCAGGCCGAGGCCCGTCGTGTTGTCGGTGTCGCCCAGGCGCTGGAAGGGCTCGAAGATCCGGTCCCGGTCGGTGGGCGGGAGGCCGGGTCCTCGGTCGACGACGCGCAGTTCGACGCGGCCCGCGTGGGCGCTGGCGGTCAGCAGCACCTTGCTCCCCGCTGGGCTGTGACGGGCGGCATTGCCGACTAGATTGGCGATCACCCGTTCGAGCAAGGGAGGGTCGGCCAGGACCGCGGGAACCTCCTCCAGGTCCGCCACCTCGACCCCGGGGGTGTCGGCGAGAGCCACGGGGAGGACCTCCTCCAGGGCGGTGGCGCGCAGGTCGAGGGTGAGCGCGCCGGCCTGGAGGCGGCTGAGGTCGAGGAGGTTCTCGATCAGCCGGTTGAGCCGGGCCATGGACTCGTCGGCGGTGGCGAGGAGTTCGTCCCGGTCGTCGGGCGAGAACTCCACGTCCTGGCTGCGAAGCGAGGCGACGGCGGCCCAGCCCGCGGCGAGCGGGGTGCGCAGGTCGTGGCCGACCGCCCGCAGCAGCGCCGTACGCATGCGGTCGGCCGCCTTGACCGGCTCGACCTCGGCGACGGCCTCGGCCAGCCGGGCCCGCTCGACCGCCGACCCCACATGCGCCGCGAACGCGGACAGCACGCGCCGCTCGGAGGACGGGAGGGTACGGCCGCGCAGGACAAGGAAGGCGCCGGGGCCCGCCGGCACGGCGGTCACGCCGTCCTCTCCGGGCGGTTCGTCCACCAGCTCCGCGGCATCCATACCGAAGGTCTCGCGGGTCCGTTCCACCAAGGCGGGAATGGTCGCGCCGCCCCGCACGATCGTGCCCGCGAGGGACGACATGGTCTCCGCCTCGGCGGTGGCGCGGGCCGAGCGTCTCGCCAGCCGCAGCGAGCGGTCGACGACGGCGG of the Streptomyces koelreuteriae genome contains:
- a CDS encoding SDR family NAD(P)-dependent oxidoreductase, with the protein product MSDFALSSRTVLVTGATSGIGYEAARQLAERGATVLLHGRTAEEARAAADRLIATAGIDAARLRPYAADFAHLQEVEAMAEHVVRDHPHLDVLVNNAGMAAPERHTVTADGNEIAFQVNFLAHYLLTCLLEPALTRDPGGRVVNVSSSLHRTASIQWSDPNRSRRYSRLTAYAQSQLALTVFAADPRVTAVSVHPGVCDTTLLPLYAHEGVKPAEGAAHVVRLCDPAVEIVNGAYYDRAERVDPSPLAAEDRTVKRLNKLADLLVGGGTV
- a CDS encoding universal stress protein; the protein is MSESHSPAAARLVVGVSGSLGSLTALSRAADEARYRGAELWPVLAWEPPGGDLAARRSPAAAVLVEDWERLARERLLKALCEVFGGLGSGLPGQALIARGGPGPALVRIADREGDVLVVGAGRRGRLCRALWPSVGRYCLAHAACPVLAVPPSPLQAALETAHRRNVLRLPLDTGRLKREFDAVPPGA